Genomic segment of Methanoculleus horonobensis:
CGCTTCCACCGCGTTCCGGTGCTCCTCTACGGTATAGACGCCGAGACGCCACTGCTGCCGCCGGGTGTCGTTCAAGGTGTTGATGAGGGGGGAGACCTCCTCGATATCGACCATCGCGTGGCTGTTCCTGACCCGGACCTCCATCGAGAGCGCCCGGGGGAGCCGGGGGATGTCGACGAGGACGCAGTCTTCCGTGACGCCGGCTGTCTCGGCGATCTCGCGGGCGATCTCCCGTTCCCGGGCGGGCCCGAGCGCCTGGCGGAGGGCTGCGGCGTTCACCCGGTCTTCGCCGATATACAGCGCCCGCTTGTAGAGATCCCGGGCGTAGACCCGGCGGGCGAGGTCGCGGGCGATCGGGGAGGGGGAGTGCTTCAGCCGCTCCATGCAGGCGGCGTCGTCCATCCGCATCAGTTCGCGTGCGTCCGTGCCCGGGACGTTTCGCACCTCCTCGCGGAGGGCGTGGACGAACATGCTCGTCGCGATCCGGCTCACATGGTGGAAGTAGACCGCCGGGCGCATCAAGGTGCGGGCGATGAGGAGCGACTCGGCGGCGTTGATCCCGCCTTCGGAGAGGGCGATGCCCGACTCGGTGAAGATGGTGCTCCGGATCAGCCGGTGGGCGTCGACCGTCCCGTAGGGGACGCCGGTGTAGTGGGCGTCCCGCATCAGGTAGTCCATCCGGTCGACGTCCAGGCTCCCGTGGATGATGCTCGCGAGGCGGTGCTTCCCTGCAACGACGGCGCAGACTTCGGCGGGGTCGAGCCCTTCGCCTTCGAGGATCCCGGCGGTCGTCCCCTCGCGGACGAGGTGATCGATCTGGTGGTGGCTCCTCCCCGTGAACTCCTCCATCACCGGCTCGGTGACGTGGGAGAAGGGGCCGTGGCCGATGTCGTGGAGGAGGGCGGCCGTGGTGACGAGTTTCGTCTCATCCTCGCCGAGCCCGAGCTGGCCCGACAGGAGGGCCGCGAGATGCATCGTCCCGAGCGAGTGCTCGAACCGGGTATGGTTTGCCCCGGGGTAGACGAGGTTTGCAAACCCGAGCTGGGTGACGTGGCGGAGCCGCTGGACAACCTCCGAGTCGAGCAGCCGGAGCGCGAGCGGTTCCGCCTCGACGTAGCCGTGCACCGGATCTTTGATGATCTTCATCGGTTCAGTTAAGAATCTTGGGAGATGGAAGATAAAGGTATTCAAGAACGCGCGGATTGTGAGATTGTTCTGCTCGCACGGCGCGCCGGCCCGGCCGGAACCCAAAAAGAGGGTTGGGCCGGCCCGATCACGGTTGTGGGGCTCCCGGTACCTCCCACATATAGATCTCCCACTGCCCGGTGTTGTTGCCCATCCAGACGGCCACCTCATCGGAGATATCCGGGAGAGACTGGGCATACGGGTCCTCGGTGACCGGCGTCTCCACTCCGGTGCTGATGTTGTAGAGGAAGATGTCGAGGTTTCCGTTCCGCCAGTCCGAGTAGACCAGATAGTTCCCGTCGACCGCGACCG
This window contains:
- a CDS encoding HD domain-containing protein: MKIIKDPVHGYVEAEPLALRLLDSEVVQRLRHVTQLGFANLVYPGANHTRFEHSLGTMHLAALLSGQLGLGEDETKLVTTAALLHDIGHGPFSHVTEPVMEEFTGRSHHQIDHLVREGTTAGILEGEGLDPAEVCAVVAGKHRLASIIHGSLDVDRMDYLMRDAHYTGVPYGTVDAHRLIRSTIFTESGIALSEGGINAAESLLIARTLMRPAVYFHHVSRIATSMFVHALREEVRNVPGTDARELMRMDDAACMERLKHSPSPIARDLARRVYARDLYKRALYIGEDRVNAAALRQALGPAREREIAREIAETAGVTEDCVLVDIPRLPRALSMEVRVRNSHAMVDIEEVSPLINTLNDTRRQQWRLGVYTVEEHRNAVEAAAMEILRVKRATKQDKLVVT